Proteins found in one Triticum aestivum cultivar Chinese Spring chromosome 4D, IWGSC CS RefSeq v2.1, whole genome shotgun sequence genomic segment:
- the LOC123100223 gene encoding uncharacterized protein, producing MEKARRRQVPAFGEWNYCYYYDEPPAAVAVAVAAECYAPEPEACSDVWFRYSPPPRKPTPKKTRRPDKGDVARREKGERRGASALDAAAGLPRATAKAGSRVVRPVDEDLYQVPPPEFTSRRPRRKRSLLMGCLGLNSCVA from the exons ATGGAG aaggcgaggcggcggcAGGTGCCGGCGTTCGGGGAGTGGAACTACTGCTACTACTACGACGAGCCGCCGGCCGCGGTGGCGGTGGCCGTGGCGGCCGAGTGCTACGCGCCGGAGCCGGAGGCCTGCAGCGACGTGTGGTTCAGGTACTCGCCGCCTCCGCGTAAGCCCACGCCCAAGAAGACGCGGAGGCCGGACAAGGGCGACGTGGCCCGTCGGGAGAAGGGGGAGAGGCGCGGTGCCAGTGCCCTGGACGCTGCCGCCGGCCTGCCGCGCGCCACAGCCAAGGCCGGCTCCAGGGTGGTGCGCCCGGTCGACGAGGACCTGTACCAGGTGCCTCCGCCGGAGTTCACCTCCCGCCGCCCAAGGCGGAAGAGGAGCCTGCTGATGGGTTGCCTGGGCCTCAACTCATGCGTCGCCTGA